From Cellulomonas oligotrophica, a single genomic window includes:
- a CDS encoding TIGR03557 family F420-dependent LLM class oxidoreductase, translating into MTRFGYTLMTEQSGPRELVRYAQAADRLGFDFAVSSDHYFPWVDEQGHSSYAWSLLGAVAQATERLDLMTYVTCPTVRYHPVVVAQKAATLGLLSDNRFTLGLGSGENLNEHVVGERWPAVGERHDMLEEAVEIIRALLAGERLTWQGVHFRVDSAKVWDLPEERVEIGVAVSGTQSVARFAPLVDHLVAVQPDAELVEQWDEVRNAAGVAGARSRKVGQIPISWDPDRERAVARAHEQFRWFGGGWHVNADLPTTEAFDAASQFVRPEDVAESIPCGPDLDGIVEAVSAYWEAGFTDVALVQVGDEGQQRFLDEAAGPLLDKLRAAAPSA; encoded by the coding sequence ATGACGCGATTCGGCTACACCCTGATGACCGAGCAGTCCGGGCCGCGCGAGCTGGTCCGCTACGCGCAGGCCGCCGACCGGCTGGGCTTCGACTTCGCCGTCTCCTCCGACCACTACTTCCCGTGGGTCGACGAGCAGGGCCACTCCTCGTACGCGTGGTCCCTGCTGGGCGCCGTCGCGCAGGCCACCGAGCGCCTCGACCTCATGACGTACGTGACCTGCCCGACCGTCCGCTACCACCCCGTCGTCGTCGCGCAGAAGGCCGCGACCCTCGGGCTGCTGTCCGACAACCGCTTCACGCTCGGCCTCGGCTCCGGCGAGAACCTCAACGAGCACGTCGTCGGCGAGCGCTGGCCCGCCGTCGGCGAGCGGCACGACATGCTCGAGGAGGCCGTCGAGATCATCCGCGCCCTCCTCGCCGGCGAGCGCCTGACCTGGCAGGGCGTGCACTTCCGCGTCGACTCCGCCAAGGTCTGGGACCTGCCCGAGGAGCGCGTCGAGATCGGCGTCGCCGTGTCCGGCACCCAGTCCGTCGCGCGCTTCGCCCCGCTCGTCGACCACCTCGTGGCCGTGCAGCCCGACGCCGAGCTCGTCGAGCAGTGGGACGAGGTCCGCAACGCCGCCGGCGTCGCCGGGGCCCGCTCGCGCAAGGTCGGCCAGATCCCCATCAGCTGGGACCCGGACCGCGAGCGCGCCGTCGCCCGCGCCCACGAGCAGTTCCGCTGGTTCGGCGGCGGCTGGCACGTCAACGCCGACCTGCCCACCACCGAGGCGTTCGACGCGGCCAGCCAGTTCGTCCGCCCCGAGGACGTCGCGGAGTCCATCCCCTGCGGCCCCGACCTGGACGGCATCGTCGAGGCCGTCAGCGCCTACTGGGAGGCGGGCTTCACCGACGTCGCGCTCGTGCAGGTCGGTGACGAGGGCCAGCAGCGCTTCCTCGACGAGGCCGCCGGCCCCCTGCTCGACAAGCTCCGCGCCGCCGCGCCGTCGGCCTGA
- a CDS encoding Gfo/Idh/MocA family protein has translation MSAPTPVRFGVVGSGWRAEFFVRMARLMPERFTCTGVVTRTAERGAQVEAAWGVPTVRTVTELVTGDLPGAGRSPDRPELVVTATPWPVTPDVVRELVDASVPVLAETPPAPDVEGLRDLWADVGSAGLVQVAEHSPSMPAHQARRALVADGVIGEPTSVQVSSTHLYHAVGLARRLLGAGRGPATVHARAFTAPLVDPVGRDARTGATSPQPARTLLATIDLGDGRHVLYDFTDNQWHNPLRANRVVVRGSHGEIVDDTVTRWVDERTWLTSHLVRRQSGIEQDLDGFDLEHLSFDGRVLYRNPFAGARLADDDLAVAHLLDGTGAWVRGDAPAPYPLADGCQDHLLGLAVEESARTGEPVTTVAEAWADA, from the coding sequence ATGTCTGCACCCACCCCGGTCCGGTTCGGTGTCGTCGGCTCCGGCTGGCGTGCGGAGTTCTTCGTCCGGATGGCCCGCCTGATGCCCGAGCGGTTCACGTGCACGGGCGTCGTGACCCGCACCGCCGAGCGCGGCGCCCAGGTCGAGGCCGCGTGGGGCGTGCCCACGGTGCGCACCGTCACCGAGCTCGTCACCGGCGACCTGCCGGGCGCGGGTCGCTCGCCGGACCGCCCCGAGCTCGTCGTGACGGCGACGCCCTGGCCCGTGACGCCCGACGTGGTTCGCGAGCTCGTGGACGCGTCCGTGCCCGTGCTCGCCGAGACCCCGCCCGCGCCCGACGTCGAGGGCCTGCGCGACCTGTGGGCCGACGTCGGGTCGGCGGGGCTCGTGCAGGTCGCCGAGCACTCCCCGTCCATGCCCGCCCACCAGGCGCGGCGCGCGCTCGTCGCCGACGGCGTCATCGGCGAGCCGACCAGCGTGCAGGTCTCGTCCACGCACCTGTACCACGCGGTCGGCCTGGCCCGCCGGCTGCTCGGCGCCGGCCGCGGCCCCGCGACCGTCCACGCGCGCGCGTTCACCGCCCCGCTCGTCGACCCCGTGGGCCGTGACGCCCGCACGGGCGCGACCTCCCCGCAGCCGGCCCGCACGCTCCTCGCCACGATCGACCTCGGCGACGGTCGCCACGTCCTCTACGACTTCACCGACAACCAGTGGCACAACCCGCTGCGCGCCAACCGGGTCGTCGTGCGCGGCTCCCACGGCGAGATCGTCGACGACACCGTGACCCGCTGGGTCGACGAGCGCACCTGGCTGACGTCGCACCTGGTGCGCCGCCAGTCCGGGATCGAGCAGGACCTCGACGGGTTCGACCTCGAGCACCTGTCGTTCGACGGGCGCGTGCTCTACCGCAACCCCTTCGCCGGTGCGCGCCTGGCCGACGACGACCTCGCGGTCGCGCACCTGCTCGACGGCACGGGCGCGTGGGTCCGCGGCGACGCACCCGCCCCGTACCCGCTGGCCGACGGCTGCCAGGACCACCTGCTGGGCCTGGCCGTCGAGGAGTCCGCGCGCACCGGGGAGCCCGTGACGACCGTCGCGGAGGCGTGGGCGGACGCCTGA
- a CDS encoding sensor histidine kinase has product MLVAQGRRAALAVSRWWAARASGATDRADALGLLALGLALLALDVGGVGPTSPVLDVPAPRAWQGALLLVATLLLASKRRRPVGVLVAVVVLSVVDALLGGGLGMYLVLFDALFAVAVHASVRARRCTQGVVGAGVLAGAVAAVVAGLAARDVVQVVLVLVAMFLTPFWWGGDVRRTEELARSEARRADLERERADLARAHADDAARIAALDRATAVQDERASMARDLHDAVAGHLAAVAIHAEAALARPADAARDRTALRAVRAGALDALTEMRAMILVLRAGAGADDLPAPPGLDQVASLDVDLAGAGLPAVSAAVGQTAYRIAQEAVTNAHKHGSGRPVLTARTSGGSLHLEVRNPVPAPVGARRDLPRDLPSSSSGLASMRERAAVLGGGVTAGAEGGAWVVRARLPLDPAPAPAPGPAAGEVPS; this is encoded by the coding sequence GTGCTCGTCGCCCAGGGTCGCCGCGCCGCGCTCGCCGTGAGCCGGTGGTGGGCGGCGCGCGCCTCGGGCGCCACCGACCGTGCGGACGCGCTGGGGCTGCTCGCGCTCGGGCTGGCGCTGCTCGCGCTGGACGTCGGCGGCGTCGGCCCGACGAGCCCCGTGCTCGACGTGCCGGCACCCCGGGCGTGGCAGGGGGCGCTGCTGCTCGTGGCGACGCTGCTGCTGGCGTCGAAGCGGCGGCGGCCCGTCGGCGTGCTCGTCGCGGTCGTCGTGCTCAGCGTGGTCGACGCCCTGCTCGGCGGCGGGCTCGGGATGTACCTCGTGCTGTTCGACGCGCTGTTCGCGGTCGCCGTGCACGCGTCGGTCCGCGCGCGGCGGTGCACGCAGGGCGTGGTCGGCGCCGGGGTGCTGGCCGGGGCCGTCGCCGCCGTCGTCGCGGGCCTGGCCGCACGGGACGTCGTCCAGGTCGTCCTCGTGCTGGTCGCGATGTTCCTCACGCCGTTCTGGTGGGGCGGGGACGTGCGGCGCACCGAGGAGCTGGCCCGGTCGGAGGCGCGCCGCGCCGACCTGGAGCGCGAGCGGGCGGACCTGGCGCGTGCGCACGCCGACGACGCCGCCCGGATCGCGGCGCTCGACCGCGCGACGGCCGTGCAGGACGAGCGGGCGAGCATGGCGCGCGACCTGCACGACGCCGTCGCGGGCCACCTGGCTGCGGTGGCCATCCACGCGGAGGCCGCGCTGGCCCGCCCCGCGGACGCGGCGCGGGACCGGACGGCGCTCCGGGCCGTCCGCGCCGGCGCCCTCGACGCCCTCACCGAGATGCGCGCCATGATCCTCGTGCTGCGCGCCGGAGCGGGGGCGGACGACCTGCCCGCCCCGCCCGGCCTCGACCAGGTCGCGTCGCTCGACGTCGACCTCGCGGGCGCCGGTCTGCCCGCCGTCTCGGCCGCCGTCGGCCAGACCGCCTACCGCATCGCCCAGGAGGCCGTCACGAACGCGCACAAGCACGGGTCCGGACGCCCGGTCCTGACCGCCCGGACGTCCGGCGGCTCGTTGCACCTCGAGGTCCGCAACCCCGTCCCCGCGCCGGTCGGCGCGCGCCGCGACCTGCCGCGCGACCTGCCGTCGTCCTCGTCCGGCCTGGCGTCGATGCGCGAGCGGGCGGCGGTGCTGGGCGGCGGCGTCACCGCGGGCGCCGAGGGGGGCGCCTGGGTGGTGCGGGCGCGGCTCCCGCTGGACCCGGCCCCCGCCCCCGCCCCCGGGCCCGCAGCCGGCGAGGTGCCGTCGTGA
- a CDS encoding VIT1/CCC1 transporter family protein: MTGPTGAQLRRWRRNLADERAEAAVYRDLAARRTGEEREILLALAAAEARHEAHWLELLGDDVGRPLRAGWRSRTLGAFARRFGSVWVLALAQRAEARSSYATDAEATPRMVADEQIHEEVVRGLAMRGRQHISGTFRAAVFGANDGLVSNLALVLGIGASGVATGTVLLTGLAGLLAGALSMGAGEYVSVRSQRELLEASRPAADAAAALAHLDVDANELALVYRARGMPAPDAQARADVVLTSLAQWEAQQGVTGALLRTSTPLPGSTPAPVLDPDAAVAPVVDEHESVGTAWGAAGASFCFFATGAAIPVVPYLLGAEGLTAVLWSAGLVGLALLATGSVVGLLSGASPVRRALRQLAIGYGAAAATYALGLAFGTGAVG, translated from the coding sequence ATGACCGGGCCGACCGGTGCGCAGCTGCGGCGCTGGCGGCGCAACCTCGCCGACGAGCGCGCCGAGGCCGCCGTCTACCGCGACCTGGCCGCGCGCCGCACCGGCGAGGAGCGGGAGATCCTGCTCGCGCTCGCGGCGGCCGAGGCCCGGCACGAGGCGCACTGGCTCGAGCTGCTCGGCGACGACGTCGGCCGGCCGCTGCGTGCCGGGTGGCGCTCGCGCACGCTCGGGGCGTTCGCGCGCCGGTTCGGGTCGGTGTGGGTGCTGGCGCTCGCGCAGCGCGCCGAGGCCCGGTCGTCGTACGCGACGGACGCGGAGGCGACGCCCCGCATGGTCGCCGACGAGCAGATCCACGAGGAGGTCGTGCGCGGCCTGGCGATGCGCGGGCGGCAGCATATCTCGGGCACCTTCCGGGCCGCGGTGTTCGGCGCCAACGACGGGCTGGTCAGCAACCTCGCGCTGGTGCTGGGCATCGGCGCGTCGGGCGTCGCCACCGGCACCGTGCTGCTCACGGGCCTGGCGGGCCTGCTCGCGGGCGCCCTGTCGATGGGTGCGGGGGAGTACGTGTCGGTGCGCAGCCAGCGCGAGCTGCTCGAGGCGTCCCGCCCGGCGGCGGACGCGGCGGCGGCGCTCGCGCACCTCGACGTCGACGCGAACGAGCTCGCGCTCGTGTACCGGGCACGCGGCATGCCCGCCCCCGACGCGCAGGCCCGGGCGGACGTGGTGCTGACGTCGCTCGCGCAGTGGGAGGCGCAGCAGGGCGTCACGGGTGCCCTGCTGCGCACGTCGACCCCGCTGCCCGGGTCGACCCCGGCGCCGGTCCTCGACCCGGACGCCGCCGTGGCCCCCGTGGTCGACGAGCACGAGTCCGTCGGCACCGCGTGGGGCGCCGCCGGTGCGAGCTTCTGCTTCTTCGCCACGGGTGCCGCGATCCCCGTCGTCCCGTACCTGCTGGGTGCCGAGGGGCTGACCGCGGTGCTGTGGTCCGCGGGCCTCGTCGGCCTCGCGCTGCTCGCCACCGGCTCCGTGGTGGGCCTGCTCTCGGGCGCCTCGCCGGTCCGCCGCGCCTTGCGCCAGCTCGCCATCGGCTACGGCGCCGCCGCGGCCACCTACGCCCTCGGCCTCGCCTTCGGCACCGGCGCCGTCGGGTGA
- a CDS encoding response regulator, which produces MTAPVRVLLADDHGAVRAGLRLMLEQSGVLEVVGEAGDGDVAVRQARALRPDVVLMDVRMPGTDGVAATATIVAEGLAEVVALTTFDLDEYVVGMVRAGAAGFLLKSVGAAELVDAVRRVAAGEGVLAPEVTRRLLDAVAGRGGLVPAAQAAVTEEDPRLAPLTARERDVLAGLGEGLSNAGLAERLGVSATTVKSHVSHVLAKLGVRSRLQAGVLARDLLP; this is translated from the coding sequence GTGACCGCGCCGGTCCGGGTGCTGCTCGCGGACGACCACGGCGCCGTCCGCGCCGGGCTGCGGCTCATGCTGGAGCAGTCGGGCGTCCTGGAGGTGGTCGGCGAGGCCGGCGACGGGGACGTCGCGGTCCGTCAGGCGCGCGCCCTGCGGCCGGACGTCGTGCTCATGGACGTGCGGATGCCGGGCACCGACGGCGTCGCCGCCACCGCCACGATCGTCGCGGAGGGGCTGGCCGAGGTCGTCGCGCTGACGACGTTCGACCTCGACGAGTACGTCGTCGGCATGGTGCGCGCGGGGGCCGCGGGGTTCCTGCTGAAGTCCGTCGGTGCGGCCGAGCTCGTGGACGCGGTCCGTCGTGTCGCCGCCGGCGAGGGGGTGCTGGCCCCCGAGGTCACGCGCCGCCTGCTCGACGCCGTCGCGGGACGCGGCGGCCTCGTCCCCGCCGCGCAGGCGGCCGTGACCGAGGAGGACCCTCGCCTGGCACCCCTCACCGCCCGGGAGAGGGACGTGCTCGCCGGGCTCGGCGAGGGCCTGTCCAACGCCGGCCTGGCCGAGCGGCTCGGCGTCTCGGCGACGACCGTGAAGTCGCACGTCAGCCACGTGCTGGCCAAGCTGGGCGTGCGGTCCCGGCTCCAGGCCGGCGTGCTCGCGCGCGACCTGCTGCCCTGA
- a CDS encoding NmrA family NAD(P)-binding protein → MSIVVTGATGHLGRLVVEGLLDAGVAPDQVVAGGRSTDRLADLAARGVRVVTLDYTDPATVAAALAGAEKVLLVSSSEVGQRVAQHRVVVDAAVAAGVQHLVYTSAAHADTSDLVLAPEHKATEELLAASGLPVTVLRNNWYTENYAQALQQAAATGEIVASVGEGRVASATRADYAAGAVAVLTGTGHAGQAYELSGDVAWTHHELAAAAAEVLGRPVTYRAVSTEEHTQILRSVGLDEGTTGFVTTLDADIARGDLADATDTLRTLIGRPTTPLVDAVRAILA, encoded by the coding sequence ATGTCGATCGTCGTCACCGGAGCCACCGGCCACCTCGGCCGCCTCGTCGTCGAGGGCCTGCTCGACGCAGGCGTCGCCCCCGACCAGGTCGTCGCCGGAGGCCGCTCCACCGACCGCCTCGCCGACCTCGCCGCCCGCGGCGTGCGCGTCGTCACGCTCGACTACACCGACCCCGCCACGGTCGCCGCCGCGCTCGCGGGCGCCGAGAAGGTGCTCCTCGTCTCCAGCAGCGAGGTCGGCCAGCGCGTCGCCCAGCACCGCGTCGTCGTCGACGCCGCCGTCGCCGCGGGTGTCCAGCACCTCGTCTACACCAGCGCCGCCCACGCCGACACCTCCGACCTCGTGCTCGCGCCCGAGCACAAGGCCACCGAAGAGCTGCTCGCCGCGTCCGGCCTGCCCGTGACGGTGCTCCGCAACAACTGGTACACCGAGAACTACGCCCAGGCGCTCCAGCAGGCCGCCGCCACCGGCGAGATCGTCGCCTCGGTGGGCGAGGGCCGCGTCGCCTCCGCCACGCGCGCCGACTACGCCGCCGGAGCCGTCGCCGTCCTCACGGGCACCGGCCACGCCGGCCAGGCCTACGAGCTGTCCGGCGACGTCGCGTGGACCCACCACGAGCTCGCCGCCGCCGCGGCCGAGGTCCTCGGCCGGCCCGTGACCTACCGTGCGGTGAGCACCGAGGAGCACACGCAGATCCTGCGCTCCGTCGGCCTCGACGAGGGCACGACCGGCTTCGTCACCACGCTCGACGCCGACATCGCCCGCGGCGACCTCGCCGACGCCACCGACACCCTGCGCACCCTGATCGGCCGCCCGACGACCCCCCTCGTCGACGCGGTCCGAGCGATCCTCGCCTGA
- a CDS encoding winged helix-turn-helix transcriptional regulator, producing MLATHHLPAACPSRVVLDHVTSRWGVLVIVALSHGGMRWGELRRTVEGVSEKMLAQTLRTLEADGFVDRTVAATVPPRVDYALTPLGHDLAAHLLPLMGWIVDHADAIVAGRATGTRPGTAP from the coding sequence ATGCTGGCCACCCACCACCTGCCCGCGGCGTGCCCGAGCCGTGTGGTGCTCGACCACGTGACCAGCCGGTGGGGCGTGCTCGTGATCGTGGCGCTCTCGCACGGCGGGATGCGCTGGGGCGAGCTGCGGCGGACCGTCGAGGGCGTCAGCGAGAAGATGCTCGCCCAGACGCTGCGGACCCTGGAGGCGGACGGGTTCGTGGACCGCACGGTCGCCGCGACCGTGCCGCCGCGCGTGGACTACGCGCTCACCCCGCTCGGCCACGACCTGGCCGCGCACCTGCTGCCGCTCATGGGCTGGATCGTCGACCACGCCGACGCGATCGTCGCCGGCCGCGCCACCGGCACCCGCCCGGGCACCGCTCCCTGA